The sequence below is a genomic window from Clostridium putrefaciens.
AAATTATCAATTAAAACTTCCACTAAATATTGGGTACATGATTCCAAATAATAATTCGGTGCGTTTGCTAAGTCAGTTTGTAGAGGAGATGGATTAAACAGATTTATATTTGACTTATTCCCGATTAAGGGGAAATCAGGCTACGCCTCGTCAGATGTTGAAGATTGTACTTTATTCTTACATGAATCATAGCTATTCTTCTAGGGAAATGGAAACCTCCTGCAAAAGAGATGTGAATTTTATGTACCTTTTAGAAGGGTCACAAGTACCAGATCATTCTACCTTTGCAAGGTTTCGTAGTCTTCACTTTGCTCCCTGTTCAGAAACAATTATGGCTGAAATGACAAATTTTCTTTACGAGATTGGAGAAATATTAGGAGATTCTATATTTATTGATGGTACAAAGATAGAGGCATGCGGATTGCTCACCCTATTCTGGACATTTCCTAACGAATGCTAACTAATTTATAGATTCCCTTATAAATTGATTTGGAATTATATAGCTTAAGCTCCCATGGATTCTTTCTTCATTATAGAATTTTATATATCCATAAATAAGTCTGTATCCATCAGTGAAGTTTTTAATTTCATTCCAAGCTATACATGCCTTAGAAAGTAAGGAATTAAAAGATTCTATATGTGCATTATAGTTAGGTGAATTTACAGGAATACGCTCATGATATATATTGTTAACCTTATATAAATGTTCAAATTTAACGGAAGTAAATTGTGGACCATTATCACTCATAGAGAATTAGATTTGAGGTAGCTCCATTCTCTATGAGTACCCTTTTTATTGCAGTAATTGCATCATCAGTGGTGGCAGTTTTAGTTATTTCTCTCCCCACAATTTTTCTAGAACAAACATCAATAATATCTGTGAGCATTATAAATTGCCCATTTAATGCTTTAACATATTTTATATCTATTTGCCATAGCTGATTTATAGCTGTTATGTTTCTTGCAACGGCAAGATGACCTTGTTTAGTATGTTTTACATATGGTAGAAGCAATCCTATCTTATTAGCTAATCTGTATACCTTTTTAGCATTTATATGTAGCCCATGATTTCGGCGGATAATTTGAGTGATTTTTTTATAACCATAAAATGGAGTCTTTTTACACGCTTTATGTAAAAGAGTTTCAATGACAGAATCATCCACAATACAATTGTTTATCCCATATGAAAATCCAGGGAAGGGTCTGCCTACTTTAGAATTTGAATCATCATCATTTTTTATTACTTTTTTCTTTGGATAAAAAGCTGATCTTGATATTTGAAGCAACATACATGCTCTAGATATTTTAAGTCCCTTTTGAGTATATTCTTTAGCTAAAACTAGTTTGTCTTCTACCGTAGGTAATTCTTTTTTTTTAATAAATCCTGAAGCATATCAAGTTCTAATTCTTTCTTACCAACGAGTTCCTTCAGTTTACGATTTTCTTCTTCTAAGGCTCTTTCCTTAACACTTGGTTGATAATCTTTTGGTTCTGTCGCATTAATTATATCAAGCTGTCGCTTAAAGGTGGATAGTGTTGATGAGGATAATTCATACTTCTTGCAAACCTGAGCATGAGTAAACCCATTATTTAATTCTTCAATAATCTTTATTTTATCATCTAATGTAAACTTTCTTCTTGCCATATTTCTAACCTTCATCTTATAATCTTATATTAACATGCTCGTTAGAAACTGTCGAAGACTGTTATGGGGTTAGAATGCCTTCTATATGGGATACCAAACAAAGAATTCAATAACCAACTAGAAATTCTAGATCAGTTCCTGCCAGGTCAACTGAATTGCCCGATGAATGCAGGTTAATTTATAGCTATAAGAAGTGCCTCAAAAAATGATATCCCCATCTTAACACCATGGTGGACGTATTGCTAAATATCATCTTTTGAAGCACTTACAGAATCTAGTTCAAATCACGTTTCATATTACGAAAGCTACCAATTATACACGGTACTACAATCCAGATAAGTATCGAACAAATGTATTGTGTACCTGAAACACCTGTAGCACCGGCAATAAATAGCGAAGAAGAGTGTTCAAGCGAAAACCACTTCAAATACGATCCGATAACTGGTAATTGAGATACAATTACCGTTATTGGAGGCACAACAAAATACAAGCCGATTGCGATTGTAATTTCTTGAGTGGCCATAGCCATGGAGAAACCAAATAGCATATTAACAAGTAAAGGTAACGCCAAAAGAACTACAGAGTATATGGGTTCAGACCAAGAAATAGAATAAGAGTAGATTCCGCTTGCTATTATCGACGCTATCGCAGAAAGTGCATATAGAGTAATTATAGTTCCAAGAAAAAAAACAAGTAGGATAATAAACTTTGCTAGAATTACTTTATTTCTTTGTGGAACAAAAGTGTATGTAACTACTGCAGTGCCTCGTGTCCATTCTTCGCAAATAAGCAATATGAATATTATGGCCAATAGCGTAGAAGCCGGGCTAGATATTGCGATAAATGGATCTGTCCATGAGGCGGCATTTTTGAATCTAAAAATACTTACTATAAACATAGCTAATGTTAAAAAAGCCGTTGTCCCAATAATGATCTTTGCAACTTGTGTGTCTGTTGCTTTTCTGGCCTCTGCTTTAACAATACTGGATAAGCGTATACAATTAGTGTCTTTATTTAATAATATATCAGTTTTCATAAGCACCTCTTCTATAAAATTGTTCAGTGTATTTAATATAAATTTCTTCCAAGTCGTTGCCCTCTGCAAGTAATTCTTTCAATGGCTTGTCAGCAAGAATCTTTCCTCCGCAAATCATCACAACATGGTCGGCAATCTTTTGAACCTCGGATAATAAATGAGAACTTAAAAGTACTGTTCCCCCATCATCAACGAACTTTCTAAGTATAGACCGAATCCAGCGAATACCATGAGGATCAAGTCCATTCACTGGCTCATCAAGAATAAGTATCTTTGGATTTGCCAATAATGCTTGAGCTATACATAGTCTCTGACGCATACCAAGCGAATATGATTTAATTTTTCTTTTGCCTTCAAGTGGCGTCAATCCGCATTCTTCAAGAACCTGTTCTATCCGAGAGTCTGGAACTCCATTGATGGTTGAAGCTATCTTGAGCGTTGAGTAACCGCTGCGGCCAGGATGAAGACTCGAGGCATCTAGTACAACTCCAATCGAACGACTCGGATTTTTTAGGTTATTATATTTAGTCCCAAAGACAGTAGTAGTCCCAGAAGTCGGCGTTGTCAACCCCACAATGCAGCGTAAGGTAGTAGACTTTCCTGCCCCATTTGGACCTACGAATCCAGTAATTGTTCCTGGTTTTATCGAAAACGATACATCATTGATTGCAACAAGTGACTTATACTTCTTTGTTAGGTGAAATATTTCAATCATTTTTTCTCCTCCCTATTAATGGTAGTGTCAAGTTTGACGCCCATATTAATCTTTTAAAATTTTATTTACAATGCTAAAATGCTTCGGCGAAACGTAATGTACTATCTGTCCCTGAGTTTCCTCCCTATCGGCAGTGATGTCGGAGCATTGTTTTGTCATGCAGTCAAGGTAATGCCGACCTGCCAACGTCCTGCTGCATGTAGATGATGTCGCTGTGCGCGACCAAAACGTGGTATACATGTTACAAAATGTAAGTTCTAAGTGAACGCCTGTTTAGCATATACAAGGAAAAATATCTTTAAGATTTTTTTATCCATAAATAGTACAAAAGCAACGCTATAATCACAGTAACCAGACCGCCAATGCCCCTAGCAAGCCAAACGTTTATCTCTGTCTTTTCCAATATTTCTTTTACAAACGAACCAACTCCTACTGATACTACTAATAAAACAATCTTTTTTATCATGCTCTCCCCCCACTTCCATTATCTATAACTAGTTTTCATAAACTAAAACACATTTTCCAAATCGGCTAAAATTAAAAAAAGAACGTCGTATAAAATCTCTGCCTTGGATTAGTTTATACTCTTGATCAATGATTGGCCCTATCCCCGTTCTACTCTGAAGTCTTATAGCTCTTTCTAAATCCTCTGTTGATCCCAAACAATTTCCTAATAATGATACGTTTTTTACTATGCTTTGAGCTAAAGCACCCCTGACTATAGGCTCTGCGTTATTTGGTGTATCGATCGATAGCAATGGGTGCTGATCCCGCATTCCACAAGTGATATAAGTGCCACCGGTTTTAATGTACTTTAATGCATGACCAACATTCATATCAAAAAATGGATCGAATGCGTGCGTAAACTTATGTCTGAAAACGTCATTTAGTGCAATATTGTTGCCAATCCGTTCTACACGTGCAGGATATATTCTTTGCATTTCCGATTCATTCCAATCAGTTGTTGAGAGACAAAGTGGGTTAAAGCCATAAGAGATTAATTGCTGAATAATGAATAGTGATGTTGCTGATCGCGCACTAAGTACTAACGGAGTCCCGCCGTCAACAAGTATCCCTGATCTCCTTATCATACCTGAAGCAGTTTGAGATCCCAATGAAAAACATGCAGCCTCTATATTGCTTAATGTTTTTGATACTTTTATTAATTTTTTACTATGAAGACGCAACCACCCTAATGATGCAAAATTCGTAGCCACACCAGGCAATACTCCCTTCATTCCACTCTCAGGGTATGAACAGTTAGACATAACTCGATCTCCAACTTGAAAATCACATACATCCGCGCCGATGGCAATGACATCCGCACTAAATTCTGAACCAAAAGGAACAAACAAACGATCTGAGTTTTTAATTTGATCGTAATTTGCTAGCAACAAGGATTTGTCACGGTAATTGCATGAAAAAGCATTTACCCTTAGAAGTACATACTCACGATTATTAGGCTCTTCAGAATCGAAAGCAGATTGTTCTAGTTCTACCGCTCCAAGTACTACTTGTACTGGGCCAAACTCAACTGTGCCTAAATCTTTATAGTCTATTGACTCTTTCTTGTTTGGATTAATTGCTACTAAACACTGCATGTGTTGTCCCTCCTAAATAACATTTGTTGATACGCATTTGAACTTAGATTTAATGGAAACCAAGATAAGTTGCCGCTATTAAAAATTTGTAATAAGAGAGCAGCTTCGGCTACACCACTCCACCCAAGAAAATATCCCAGAAGGTAGTCTCTATTTTTCTCACCAGTATAAAATCCATTTTTATTAGCTAGTTCCAACACGTTTTCCCAATATTGATTTGCTAGAGATAGATACCATTGTTCTCCTGAAGTAGCGTATGTGAATAACAGAGATTGTAGCACCCCAGCAGCTCCGTGACAAATAGATAAATCTATAGGTCCGGTTTTTGGTAGTAATGTTGCTTTGTTAGCTACTTCATAAAGATTCGGTTTTTCATTTAATATACTTGCCATTTCAGATAGCACCATTAACAAACCGGCATTTCCATTGCACCAACCTGTTGGATTTGAAGAGTATTGCATAGTTTCTTTGAAAAGCCCTGTGGATTTCTCCACATTTTTTAGTGCGTATGACAATCTAAACTGTGCCCATATTGCCCCCAGATTTCCGTGTGCTATTCCATATTTAGAAAATTCAAAAGCTGTGGCCTTAGAAAACATACTATCAATTATTTCTAATATATTGCTTGACGTATCAGGGAACGTTGCCAACAAGAGACCAATACCCATTGGCCCCATGTATACATCGCCAAGTGGGATATTCTCTGATTGAATACTCGCTATAACTTGTTCCGTTTTTTCCAAGCGACCCTTCTTGTGATTAAATATATAATCGAATGAACTGGCTCCTGAAATTACTGATATTGACTGAGAAAATTGTGTTGATAGTTCATCAGATAATGATGTTAGACCTCGTTTTGATTGCTCAAAAAGCTTGAAATAAATATCTCGATTTTGAGCCTTTCCATATTCAGCGAGACGCTCAAATAGGAATAAAGTACCTCCCGTATCATGCAAGGAAATAAAATTAGTAGAATCATAAGATATGGCACAATCTCCATATACTCCACCCAACCATCCTGTCTCGGCTTTTTCTGTTTCAGTAGTAATTGCTAAAGCTTGTATCAGATCAATTAATGGGTATGGGTTGTCTTTTGTTACCTGTCTCAGCATTCTGGAAAAAAACGGTGATTGATAACCCAAATCGTTCACCTTTGTATATTTTGCTTCGTGTATCCTAATTTCAGAATAACTTTCCGCAATTAATCGCTTGTCAAGTGTCAATCTTTCTTCTGAGAGTTTTTCTAACGAATTGATTGCATTATTTGCCGGAGATATATCGAATACACTATTTGAGACAAACTTTCCAGAACACATGCACGTATCATTTGCCTTTATATAGAAATAAGGAATGTCTCCATTCTTTATAGAACTTAACTCCTCCATGAGTATATTGTTGGCTATTTCTGCATTTCTAACTAATTTAGATGGCTTCAAGTAATTAAGTATTTGATTTATTGCTGTATCATCAATTAGATTTTCAGGGAATAGGCACGCATCAAGGATGAATGCATATTGAACTGTTGGTCGTACAATTACTCTAACCAAGCACTGAATATCTGATAACATAGAGCAAACTTCCTTTCTTTTACTTACTATCTTCTTATATCCCTCAGTATATCCATCAAGAAAATGAGGTTGGAATGGAAGTGGGTCAATCAATTGATCACCGACTAATTTGATTGGCAAAGAGGGTCGAGTAATATTGATCTTTTCTTTAGCTATATCAATGGCATCAGTACCAAGATTTTTAATAGTAAATATCTTTTCGTTAGTTTCTTGTGGATATGGAGTATTAATAGCACCAATTAATATTTGATGTGGGATTGTTGGGAGTTTAGCCGGGAGTATTGATGTGGCTACAACAGAACTAAAGAGAGCATCCTCCATTAGCTCATGAAGCGAATTACTCGGTCGATAAAATGCTGGTCTTAGACTAGTCTCTAAATCAACAAAATATGGCGATGTTCCTTTAAAAATAACATTTTCATCATGTAAGTCTGTTGCCCCAAGACAGCTGAATACCGCTGCACATAGGCCTAAGTTGTAATAGGCCTCACAAGCCTCCGTTTGCTCTATTGGTGATTGTTGTACAAAACCTTGCCATCCATATTCTCCTTTATTAACTGTTGGAGCAACTGGTGACATTAGTGGTAAAGCATCAAACTTTAGAATATCGGTAAAAATACTATTTATTATAATATCAAGTTCTAATGATCGAGGTTTGTATATAACCTTTTTTGAAGGTTCAAACTCAAAGCAAAGAACGACTTTTGAACCATTATGCGGATCAGAATCAAG
It includes:
- a CDS encoding MDR/zinc-dependent alcohol dehydrogenase-like family protein, whose translation is MQCLVAINPNKKESIDYKDLGTVEFGPVQVVLGAVELEQSAFDSEEPNNREYVLLRVNAFSCNYRDKSLLLANYDQIKNSDRLFVPFGSEFSADVIAIGADVCDFQVGDRVMSNCSYPESGMKGVLPGVATNFASLGWLRLHSKKLIKVSKTLSNIEAACFSLGSQTASGMIRRSGILVDGGTPLVLSARSATSLFIIQQLISYGFNPLCLSTTDWNESEMQRIYPARVERIGNNIALNDVFRHKFTHAFDPFFDMNVGHALKYIKTGGTYITCGMRDQHPLLSIDTPNNAEPIVRGALAQSIVKNVSLLGNCLGSTEDLERAIRLQSRTGIGPIIDQEYKLIQGRDFIRRSFFNFSRFGKCVLVYEN
- a CDS encoding integrase core domain-containing protein is translated as MSDNGPQFTSVKFEHLYKVNNIYHERIPVNSPNYNAHIESFNSLLSKACIAWNEIKNFTDGYRLIYGYIKFYNEERIHGSLSYIIPNQFIRESIN
- a CDS encoding transposase — translated: MARRKFTLDDKIKIIEELNNGFTHAQVCKKYELSSSTLSTFKRQLDIINATEPKDYQPSVKERALEEENRKLKELVGKKELELDMLQDLLKKKNYLR
- a CDS encoding DDE-type integrase/transposase/recombinase — encoded protein: MLLQISRSAFYPKKKVIKNDDDSNSKVGRPFPGFSYGINNCIVDDSVIETLLHKACKKTPFYGYKKITQIIRRNHGLHINAKKVYRLANKIGLLLPYVKHTKQGHLAVARNITAINQLWQIDIKYVKALNGQFIMLTDIIDVCSRKIVGREITKTATTDDAITAIKRVLIENGATSNLILYE
- the lanM gene encoding type 2 lanthipeptide synthetase LanM, producing MNLIVQKLVDAVENVFSEEISNAHDKAKKRLSRQNIVSYDEEIITDVLRKLLEYHVWRLCQKTFVYEFHKYGRSLPLPADLSSSEAFDLYVNLIDKNLIKKWFSQYDCLSKMVTQSVKNTCAYIEEACGNFSQDIILLCDHHLVDRGSKLQTISPLDSDPHNGSKVVLCFEFEPSKKVIYKPRSLELDIIINSIFTDILKFDALPLMSPVAPTVNKGEYGWQGFVQQSPIEQTEACEAYYNLGLCAAVFSCLGATDLHDENVIFKGTSPYFVDLETSLRPAFYRPSNSLHELMEDALFSSVVATSILPAKLPTIPHQILIGAINTPYPQETNEKIFTIKNLGTDAIDIAKEKINITRPSLPIKLVGDQLIDPLPFQPHFLDGYTEGYKKIVSKRKEVCSMLSDIQCLVRVIVRPTVQYAFILDACLFPENLIDDTAINQILNYLKPSKLVRNAEIANNILMEELSSIKNGDIPYFYIKANDTCMCSGKFVSNSVFDISPANNAINSLEKLSEERLTLDKRLIAESYSEIRIHEAKYTKVNDLGYQSPFFSRMLRQVTKDNPYPLIDLIQALAITTETEKAETGWLGGVYGDCAISYDSTNFISLHDTGGTLFLFERLAEYGKAQNRDIYFKLFEQSKRGLTSLSDELSTQFSQSISVISGASSFDYIFNHKKGRLEKTEQVIASIQSENIPLGDVYMGPMGIGLLLATFPDTSSNILEIIDSMFSKATAFEFSKYGIAHGNLGAIWAQFRLSYALKNVEKSTGLFKETMQYSSNPTGWCNGNAGLLMVLSEMASILNEKPNLYEVANKATLLPKTGPIDLSICHGAAGVLQSLLFTYATSGEQWYLSLANQYWENVLELANKNGFYTGEKNRDYLLGYFLGWSGVAEAALLLQIFNSGNLSWFPLNLSSNAYQQMLFRRDNTCSV
- a CDS encoding ABC transporter ATP-binding protein; amino-acid sequence: MIEIFHLTKKYKSLVAINDVSFSIKPGTITGFVGPNGAGKSTTLRCIVGLTTPTSGTTTVFGTKYNNLKNPSRSIGVVLDASSLHPGRSGYSTLKIASTINGVPDSRIEQVLEECGLTPLEGKRKIKSYSLGMRQRLCIAQALLANPKILILDEPVNGLDPHGIRWIRSILRKFVDDGGTVLLSSHLLSEVQKIADHVVMICGGKILADKPLKELLAEGNDLEEIYIKYTEQFYRRGAYEN